The following are encoded in a window of Amycolatopsis lexingtonensis genomic DNA:
- a CDS encoding redoxin family protein produces the protein MTRVTKWALAAAVLAVALIVALLPRGGADTAAKPSEDLAPARSAAALQPCPAPGSGPPVKQLEGVKADCLGDGASVDVGQALAGAPVLVNVWASWCQPCRTELPVLQEYAKQPGAVRVLGVQVQSPAKDGLDLLARLGVHLPSVFDGDGGSGPVRTALKVPSALPASYLVTAGGEIRFIANPRTFGNTDQVRAAVEGAS, from the coding sequence GTGACGAGAGTCACCAAGTGGGCGCTGGCCGCCGCGGTGCTGGCGGTGGCGCTGATCGTCGCGCTGCTGCCCCGCGGGGGTGCCGACACCGCCGCGAAGCCGTCCGAAGACCTCGCGCCGGCCCGGTCGGCGGCGGCGCTCCAGCCGTGTCCCGCACCGGGCTCCGGACCGCCGGTGAAGCAGCTCGAAGGCGTCAAGGCGGACTGCCTGGGCGACGGCGCGAGCGTCGACGTCGGCCAGGCCCTCGCCGGCGCTCCGGTGCTGGTCAACGTGTGGGCGTCGTGGTGCCAGCCGTGCCGGACCGAGCTGCCCGTGCTCCAGGAGTACGCGAAGCAGCCGGGTGCCGTGCGCGTCCTCGGCGTCCAGGTGCAGAGCCCGGCGAAGGACGGCTTGGACCTCCTCGCGCGGCTGGGTGTGCACCTCCCCTCGGTGTTCGACGGGGACGGCGGCAGCGGCCCGGTCCGGACGGCGCTCAAGGTGCCTTCCGCGCTCCCGGCGTCCTACCTGGTCACCGCCGGCGGTGAGATCCGGTTCATCGCGAATCCCCGGACCTTCGGGAACACTGACCAGGTGCGCGCGGCAGTCGAGGGGGCATCGTGA
- a CDS encoding NUDIX hydrolase: MIGPLVEPESVPEWLRPLVKVSGEVDSKTFTRFSPPEAAYTRAAAVLILFGEREADGEPDVLLQRRADTLGSHAGQVSFPGGGAEEGDGGPIGTALREAEEETGVVPSGVRPVAVLPELFVPVSSFAVTPVLAHWAEPSPVHAVDPAETASVARVAVGDLVDPANRFTVKKAGAPWKGPAFEVNGLFVWGFTAGLLSVLLNLGGWEREWDAGDVRDLDEALAAYRARVTSEG; this comes from the coding sequence GTGATCGGACCACTGGTCGAGCCGGAGTCGGTCCCCGAGTGGCTGCGGCCGCTGGTCAAGGTGAGCGGCGAGGTCGATTCGAAGACGTTCACGCGGTTCAGCCCGCCCGAAGCCGCGTACACGCGCGCCGCGGCGGTGCTCATCCTCTTCGGCGAGCGGGAAGCCGACGGCGAACCCGACGTCCTGCTCCAGCGGCGCGCCGACACGCTCGGCTCGCACGCCGGCCAGGTCTCGTTCCCCGGCGGCGGCGCCGAGGAGGGTGACGGCGGCCCGATCGGCACCGCGCTGCGCGAGGCCGAGGAGGAAACCGGGGTCGTCCCGTCCGGCGTCCGGCCGGTCGCGGTGCTGCCGGAGCTGTTCGTGCCGGTCTCCAGCTTCGCGGTGACACCGGTGCTGGCGCACTGGGCGGAGCCGTCGCCGGTGCACGCGGTGGACCCGGCCGAGACGGCGTCCGTCGCCCGCGTCGCCGTCGGCGACCTGGTCGACCCGGCGAACCGGTTCACGGTCAAGAAGGCCGGCGCGCCGTGGAAGGGGCCCGCCTTCGAGGTCAACGGCCTGTTCGTGTGGGGGTTCACCGCCGGGTTGCTGTCGGTTCTGCTGAACCTGGGAGGCTGGGAGCGCGAGTGGGACGCGGGCGACGTCCGGGATCTCGACGAGGCGCTGGCGGCGTACCGGGCACGGGTAACAAGCGAGGGGTGA
- a CDS encoding phage holin family protein, protein MSSPKHERTGPDGVGAVPYLPLSSANDVPGDQSLGRLVGDATQHISTLVRAEMELAKSELVGEVKKGLKGAVFFLIALTVFLYSTFFLFFFAAEGLAQWLRYRWIAFGIVFVLMLVVAGVAGFLGYRKVKKFKAPERTIASVKETAAALKPQKAPDADLTTTRD, encoded by the coding sequence GTGAGCAGCCCCAAGCACGAACGCACCGGCCCCGACGGCGTGGGGGCCGTGCCTTACCTCCCGCTGTCCTCCGCGAACGACGTCCCCGGCGATCAGTCGCTCGGCCGGCTGGTCGGCGACGCGACCCAGCACATCTCGACCCTGGTCAGGGCCGAGATGGAGCTCGCGAAGTCCGAGCTGGTCGGCGAGGTGAAGAAGGGCCTCAAGGGCGCCGTCTTCTTCCTGATCGCGCTGACGGTCTTCCTCTACAGCACGTTCTTCCTGTTCTTCTTCGCGGCCGAGGGGCTGGCCCAGTGGCTGCGCTACCGTTGGATCGCGTTCGGCATCGTGTTCGTCCTGATGCTGGTGGTCGCGGGCGTGGCCGGGTTCCTCGGCTACCGCAAGGTGAAGAAGTTCAAGGCACCCGAGCGGACCATCGCCAGCGTCAAGGAGACCGCCGCCGCACTCAAGCCGCAGAAGGCGCCCGACGCCGACCTGACGACCACCCGCGACTGA
- the nth gene encoding endonuclease III, with product MKRCLDDVYPGAHCELDFTTPLELLVAVVLSAQTTDVRVNLVTPALFKRYRTAADYAGADRAELEEYLRSTGFYRAKANSVMGLGAALVERFDGEVPGKLEDLVTLPGVGRKTANVVLGNAFDVPGITVDTHFGRLVRRWGWTAEEDPVKVEHAIGELIPRKEWTMLSHRVIFHGRRVCHAKKPACGACPLAKDCPSYGTGPTGFEEAAKLVKGVEKDHILALAAPR from the coding sequence ATGAAGCGTTGCTTGGACGACGTGTATCCCGGCGCCCACTGTGAGCTCGACTTCACCACGCCGCTGGAACTGCTGGTCGCGGTCGTGCTGTCCGCGCAGACCACCGACGTCCGGGTGAACCTGGTCACGCCGGCGCTGTTCAAGCGCTACCGGACCGCCGCCGACTACGCGGGCGCCGACCGCGCCGAGCTGGAGGAGTACCTCCGCAGCACCGGCTTCTACCGGGCCAAGGCGAACTCCGTGATGGGGCTCGGCGCGGCGCTGGTCGAGCGCTTCGACGGCGAGGTGCCGGGCAAGCTCGAGGACCTCGTCACCCTGCCCGGCGTCGGCCGCAAGACGGCGAACGTCGTGCTCGGGAACGCCTTCGACGTCCCCGGCATCACCGTCGACACGCACTTCGGCCGGCTGGTCCGGCGCTGGGGCTGGACGGCGGAGGAGGACCCGGTCAAGGTCGAGCACGCGATCGGCGAGCTGATCCCCCGCAAGGAGTGGACGATGCTCTCGCACCGGGTGATCTTCCACGGCCGCCGCGTCTGCCACGCCAAGAAGCCCGCCTGCGGCGCCTGCCCGCTGGCCAAGGACTGCCCGTCGTACGGCACCGGCCCGACCGGGTTCGAGGAAGCCGCGAAACTGGTCAAGGGTGTCGAAAAGGACCACATCCTCGCCCTGGCGGCGCCCCGGTGA
- a CDS encoding alpha/beta fold hydrolase yields MPASPDPSSVRLDGPWAHRDVSANGIRLHVAELGGGPVVVLLHGFAEFWWTWHHQLRALADAGFRAVAVDLRGYGDSDKPPRGYDAWTLAGDVGGLIKSLGARRAHLVGHAWGGMLAWTVAALHPRLVSSVTAIGAAHPLALRSGAARPWRGQGRAAGHLFRFQVPMAPEKWLVKDDAQAVADLFGGWAGSRWRSTSDFIDSVEEFRHAMLVPGVAHSALEYYRWAFRAQFRGEGRRFTDAVGTRIAAPTLQLHGADDTCILPETATSSVRWAGPHAEPELWPGVGHFPHLEVPDRTSAALVDFLKRG; encoded by the coding sequence TTGCCCGCTTCCCCCGACCCGTCGAGCGTCCGGCTCGACGGCCCGTGGGCCCACCGCGACGTGTCCGCGAACGGCATCCGGCTGCACGTCGCCGAGCTCGGCGGCGGACCGGTCGTGGTGCTGCTCCACGGGTTCGCCGAGTTCTGGTGGACCTGGCACCACCAGCTGCGGGCACTCGCCGACGCGGGGTTCCGCGCGGTCGCCGTCGACCTGCGCGGCTACGGCGACTCGGACAAGCCGCCCCGCGGTTACGACGCCTGGACGCTCGCCGGCGACGTCGGCGGGCTGATCAAGTCGCTCGGCGCGCGCCGGGCGCACCTCGTCGGGCACGCGTGGGGCGGCATGCTCGCGTGGACGGTCGCCGCGCTGCACCCCCGGCTCGTGTCGTCGGTGACGGCGATCGGCGCCGCCCACCCGCTCGCCCTGCGCTCCGGCGCTGCCCGCCCGTGGCGCGGCCAGGGCCGCGCGGCCGGGCACCTCTTCCGCTTCCAGGTGCCGATGGCGCCGGAGAAGTGGCTCGTGAAGGACGACGCCCAAGCCGTCGCGGACCTCTTCGGTGGCTGGGCCGGGAGCCGGTGGCGGTCCACTTCGGACTTCATCGACAGCGTCGAGGAGTTCCGGCACGCCATGCTCGTGCCCGGCGTCGCGCACAGCGCGCTCGAGTACTACCGGTGGGCCTTCCGCGCGCAGTTCCGCGGCGAAGGCCGCCGCTTCACCGACGCCGTCGGCACCCGGATCGCGGCGCCGACGCTGCAACTGCACGGCGCCGACGACACCTGCATCCTGCCCGAGACGGCGACCTCGTCGGTGCGCTGGGCGGGCCCGCACGCCGAGCCGGAGCTCTGGCCGGGCGTCGGGCACTTCCCCCACCTCGAAGTCCCGGACCGCACGTCGGCGGCGCTGGTGGACTTCCTCAAGCGAGGCTGA
- a CDS encoding MFS transporter, which translates to MSQSASNHESRTSLADYRTALTTRAARRPAVASVLARLPIAMIGISALLYVQRETGSFAAAGLVSAGSLVGVSVGAVVQGRLIDRFGPTRPLLVFALLSALSMAALVTAIESHAATAVLVALGALTGLSEPMVGSASRALWTRLLPPGGARNAAFSYEAISMEVFFILGPGVAGLLVLAPWAGTGLVLGVALQFTGAVLFALSPAVRAWGPSTASSGSLLGALASPGMRTLALAALGFGVVIGFVEVAVPASATEAGAPSFGGLLLSAWSLSSVAFGVAYSLRPWPRKLGLRLPVLLGGFGALVALLAWPSSLWGLALMMLLAGALITPQSTAHSAAIELVAPEGTAAEAFGWVLTAVTLGLAGGQSVSGYLVEHAGPGAAFLAASVAGLVLAAVVWLLRGTVRPASQPSAVSSPELVGATK; encoded by the coding sequence GTGTCCCAGTCTGCCTCGAACCACGAAAGCCGCACGTCCCTCGCCGACTACCGCACCGCGCTGACGACCCGCGCGGCCCGGCGGCCCGCCGTCGCGTCCGTGCTCGCCCGCCTGCCGATCGCCATGATCGGCATCTCGGCGCTGCTCTACGTCCAGCGCGAAACCGGATCCTTCGCCGCCGCCGGGCTCGTCTCGGCCGGTTCACTCGTCGGGGTGTCGGTCGGCGCCGTCGTGCAGGGCAGGCTGATCGACCGGTTCGGGCCGACGCGGCCGCTGCTCGTCTTCGCCCTGCTCTCGGCGCTCTCGATGGCGGCACTGGTGACGGCGATCGAGTCCCACGCGGCGACGGCCGTGCTCGTCGCGCTGGGCGCGCTCACCGGGCTGTCGGAACCGATGGTCGGGTCGGCGTCGCGGGCGCTGTGGACGCGGCTGCTCCCGCCGGGTGGCGCGCGCAATGCCGCGTTCTCATACGAGGCGATCAGCATGGAGGTCTTCTTCATCCTCGGCCCCGGTGTCGCCGGGCTGCTGGTGCTGGCGCCGTGGGCGGGGACCGGCCTGGTGCTGGGCGTCGCGCTGCAGTTCACCGGCGCGGTGCTGTTCGCGCTGAGCCCGGCAGTGCGGGCCTGGGGTCCTTCGACGGCTTCGTCCGGTTCTCTGCTGGGCGCGCTCGCGAGCCCGGGCATGCGGACGCTGGCGCTGGCCGCGCTCGGCTTCGGCGTGGTGATCGGGTTCGTCGAGGTCGCCGTGCCGGCGTCGGCCACCGAGGCCGGCGCTCCCTCGTTCGGCGGGCTGCTGCTCTCGGCGTGGTCGCTGAGCTCGGTCGCATTCGGCGTGGCGTACAGCCTGCGCCCGTGGCCGCGGAAGCTGGGCCTGCGGCTGCCGGTACTGCTCGGCGGGTTCGGCGCGCTGGTGGCGCTGCTCGCGTGGCCGTCCTCGCTGTGGGGCCTGGCCCTGATGATGCTGCTCGCGGGCGCGCTGATCACACCGCAGTCGACGGCCCATTCGGCGGCGATCGAGCTGGTCGCCCCGGAGGGCACCGCGGCGGAGGCGTTCGGCTGGGTGCTGACGGCGGTGACGCTGGGTCTGGCCGGCGGCCAGTCGGTGAGCGGCTACCTCGTCGAGCACGCGGGCCCGGGCGCGGCCTTCCTGGCGGCGAGCGTGGCGGGCCTGGTGCTCGCGGCCGTCGTCTGGCTGCTGCGCGGAACGGTCCGGCCGGCTTCGCAGCCCTCGGCCGTCTCTTCTCCGGAGCTGGTCGGCGCCACTAAGTAG
- a CDS encoding MarP family serine protease encodes MNWVDVLVLLLALLAAVSGAYQGVIIALPSLVGVVLGAIVGIKLAPVVVSFFDDPVWKVAFAVATVVFLVAFGEAIGVYVGRKLRQKIRPDKLSGVDKTLGAVVQALVVFVVAWLIATPLTTVSGLPGLAKAINGSVVLGKVNDTMPAAAQGFPSQLRKLLDASGFPSIMDPFEKAPTADTSPPDPALQSSGTVQQLHGSVVKIRGSASSCSRSLEGSGFVIAPQRVMTNAHVVAGTDTVGIETTQGDYPARVVYFDPEVDIAVLAVPRLRAEPLQFAPETARAGDSAIVLGYPLDGPYRATPARVRGRINLRGPDIYEANTVQRDVFTVRAEIRSGNSGGPMVTPDGKVIGVVFGAAVEDPETGFTLTAEQVRAEVDAAPSQTSNVSTGSCAA; translated from the coding sequence GTGAACTGGGTCGATGTGCTGGTGCTGCTGCTCGCGTTGCTGGCGGCGGTGTCCGGCGCGTACCAGGGCGTGATCATCGCGCTGCCGTCGCTGGTCGGGGTCGTGCTCGGCGCGATCGTCGGCATCAAGCTGGCGCCGGTGGTGGTCTCGTTCTTCGACGACCCGGTGTGGAAGGTCGCCTTCGCGGTCGCGACCGTCGTGTTCCTCGTCGCGTTCGGCGAGGCCATCGGCGTCTACGTGGGGCGCAAGCTCCGGCAGAAGATCCGGCCCGACAAGCTCTCCGGCGTCGACAAGACGCTCGGCGCGGTCGTGCAGGCCTTGGTCGTCTTCGTGGTCGCGTGGCTGATCGCGACGCCGCTGACGACCGTGTCCGGCCTGCCAGGGCTGGCCAAGGCGATCAACGGCTCGGTCGTGCTCGGCAAGGTCAACGACACCATGCCGGCGGCCGCGCAGGGCTTCCCGAGCCAGCTGCGCAAGCTGCTCGACGCGTCCGGCTTCCCGTCCATCATGGATCCCTTCGAGAAGGCGCCGACGGCGGACACCTCGCCGCCGGACCCGGCCCTGCAGAGCAGCGGGACCGTCCAGCAGCTGCACGGCAGCGTGGTCAAGATCCGCGGCAGCGCCAGCTCGTGCTCGCGGTCCCTCGAAGGCAGCGGGTTCGTGATCGCGCCGCAGCGGGTGATGACGAACGCGCACGTCGTGGCCGGCACCGACACCGTCGGCATCGAGACGACCCAGGGCGACTACCCGGCGCGCGTCGTCTACTTCGACCCGGAGGTCGACATCGCGGTGCTCGCCGTGCCGCGGCTGCGCGCCGAGCCGCTGCAGTTCGCCCCGGAGACGGCGCGGGCGGGCGACAGCGCGATCGTCCTCGGCTACCCCCTCGACGGCCCGTACCGGGCGACGCCGGCCCGCGTGCGCGGCCGGATCAACCTGCGCGGCCCGGACATCTACGAGGCCAACACCGTCCAGCGGGACGTCTTCACCGTCCGCGCGGAGATCCGCAGCGGGAACTCCGGCGGCCCGATGGTGACCCCCGACGGCAAGGTCATCGGCGTCGTCTTCGGCGCGGCGGTGGAAGACCCGGAGACGGGCTTCACGCTGACGGCCGAGCAGGTCCGCGCCGAGGTCGACGCGGCGCCGTCGCAGACGTCGAACGTGTCGACCGGCTCCTGCGCCGCCTAA
- a CDS encoding FAD-dependent oxidoreductase produces the protein MRNILISGAGVAGSTLAWFLARDGWSVTVVERAPGPRTGGQAIDVRGAALDVVDEMGLGDRMRALRTRMRGMSMVDGQGQELFRSEEYTYSSGRLDNDDFEVLRDDVVAILHEAADVEYVFGDAITALTEEAHGVRVEFEHGGFRTFDLVVGADGLHSAVRRLAFGPEEEFVRHLGQYLAIFPAPNFLGLEDWQVWFRHDHTGGVAYPVRDNTELRVTLGFGSEPLPRMSVPEQKRLIAERLGGVGWEVPKLLEAMAAADVFYFDAMAQIELDRWSSGRIALVGDAGYCASALSGQGTSLALVGAYVLAQELGRAGHEEAFAAYERRMRPFVALNQALATENPEGGPAEESVDRAKNAISLA, from the coding sequence ATGCGGAACATCCTGATCTCCGGCGCTGGCGTCGCCGGCAGCACCCTGGCCTGGTTCCTGGCCCGCGACGGCTGGTCGGTGACCGTGGTCGAGCGCGCGCCCGGCCCGCGCACCGGCGGCCAGGCGATCGACGTGCGCGGTGCCGCGCTCGACGTCGTCGACGAGATGGGCCTCGGCGACCGGATGCGCGCGCTGCGCACCCGGATGCGGGGAATGTCCATGGTGGACGGTCAGGGCCAGGAGCTGTTCCGGTCCGAGGAGTACACCTACAGCAGCGGACGGCTCGACAACGACGACTTCGAGGTGCTGCGCGACGACGTCGTCGCGATCCTGCACGAGGCGGCCGACGTCGAGTACGTCTTCGGCGACGCGATCACGGCGCTGACCGAAGAGGCGCACGGCGTGCGCGTCGAGTTCGAACACGGGGGCTTCCGGACGTTCGACCTCGTCGTCGGCGCCGACGGCCTGCACTCGGCCGTGCGGCGGCTCGCCTTCGGGCCGGAGGAGGAGTTCGTCCGCCACCTCGGGCAGTACCTGGCGATCTTCCCGGCGCCCAACTTCCTCGGCCTCGAGGACTGGCAGGTCTGGTTCCGCCACGACCACACCGGCGGCGTCGCGTACCCGGTGCGGGACAACACCGAGCTGCGCGTGACGCTCGGGTTCGGCTCGGAGCCGCTGCCCCGGATGAGCGTCCCGGAGCAGAAGCGGCTGATCGCCGAACGGCTCGGCGGCGTCGGCTGGGAGGTGCCGAAGCTGCTCGAAGCGATGGCCGCCGCGGACGTCTTCTACTTCGACGCGATGGCCCAGATCGAGCTGGACCGCTGGTCGTCGGGCCGGATCGCGCTGGTCGGCGACGCCGGTTACTGCGCCTCGGCGCTGTCCGGCCAGGGGACGAGCCTCGCGCTGGTCGGTGCGTACGTCCTCGCGCAGGAACTGGGCCGCGCCGGCCACGAGGAGGCGTTCGCGGCCTACGAACGGCGGATGCGGCCGTTCGTCGCGCTCAACCAGGCGCTGGCGACGGAGAACCCGGAGGGCGGCCCGGCCGAGGAGTCGGTGGACCGGGCGAAGAACGCCATCAGCCTCGCTTGA
- a CDS encoding Crp/Fnr family transcriptional regulator produces the protein MDETLARAGIFQGVEPAAAEALAQTLESVEFPRGHVIFNEGEPGDKLYIIQSGKVKIGRKSPDGRENLLGIFGPSDMFGELSIFDPGPRTSSATTVTEVRAVTMDRPALRQWISTRPEIAEQLLRVVARRLRRTNNMVAELIFTDVPGRVARALLQLAQRFGSQEAGLLRVTHDLTQEEIAQYVGASRETVNKALADFAHRGWLRLEGKSVLILDPERLARRAR, from the coding sequence GTGGACGAAACCCTGGCCCGTGCGGGCATTTTCCAGGGTGTGGAGCCGGCAGCGGCGGAGGCGCTGGCCCAGACCTTGGAATCCGTGGAGTTCCCCCGCGGCCATGTCATCTTCAACGAGGGTGAACCCGGCGACAAGCTCTACATCATCCAGTCCGGCAAGGTGAAGATCGGCCGCAAGTCCCCGGACGGCCGCGAGAACCTGCTGGGCATCTTCGGCCCGTCGGACATGTTCGGCGAGCTGTCCATCTTCGACCCCGGCCCCCGGACGTCGAGCGCGACCACGGTCACCGAGGTCCGCGCGGTCACCATGGACCGCCCGGCCCTGCGCCAGTGGATTTCGACCCGCCCGGAGATCGCCGAGCAGCTGCTGCGCGTGGTCGCGCGCCGCCTGCGCCGGACGAACAACATGGTCGCGGAACTGATCTTCACCGACGTCCCCGGCCGCGTGGCGCGCGCGCTGCTGCAGCTCGCGCAGCGGTTCGGCAGCCAGGAGGCGGGCCTGCTGCGGGTCACGCACGACCTGACGCAGGAAGAGATCGCCCAGTACGTCGGCGCGTCCCGCGAGACCGTCAACAAGGCCCTCGCCGACTTCGCCCACCGCGGCTGGCTGCGGCTCGAAGGCAAGAGCGTGCTGATCCTGGACCCGGAGCGCCTGGCTCGTCGCGCTCGCTGA
- a CDS encoding DNA polymerase III subunit beta, translating into MDVTAPAHRLSAAVTAASRLLPARAGLRLRAGAAGLTVAGSDPDLTVRFDCPATTHTDGSVVIPAAPLVETLKVLDAELVRLIVEGSRLALRLDNARFALPLLPDVEAAAGPPAQVSEVDGAAFASALRIVAGTAAKDDPLPLFTGVRLQSTGDRLTLTASDRYRMAVARLPLLAPGELDVLVPAALLSEAARQARGRVGLHVSPGRFGVSWPGGLVGTAVLDAGFLSEDSIHSGAVDTTVSLPADALAAAVRRVGVYAEDRRVLTLEVGDAHIRLASARQDTGEAEETLKADVTGGRTSPSFQARYLLDALQAFDGERVVLSIQPGMRACILRSAEPGEVELTYYLMPMLSR; encoded by the coding sequence ATGGACGTCACCGCGCCTGCCCACCGCCTCTCGGCGGCCGTCACCGCCGCGTCGCGCCTGCTGCCCGCCCGCGCCGGGCTACGGCTGCGGGCCGGCGCGGCGGGGCTGACGGTCGCCGGCAGCGACCCGGATCTCACCGTCCGGTTCGACTGCCCGGCGACCACGCACACCGACGGCTCGGTCGTCATCCCGGCGGCGCCGCTGGTGGAGACGCTGAAGGTGCTCGACGCCGAGCTGGTGCGCCTGATCGTCGAGGGCAGCCGCTTGGCGCTACGGCTGGACAACGCCCGCTTCGCGCTCCCCCTCCTCCCGGACGTCGAGGCGGCCGCCGGCCCGCCCGCCCAGGTGTCCGAAGTGGACGGTGCGGCGTTCGCGTCGGCGTTGCGGATCGTGGCCGGAACGGCGGCGAAGGACGACCCCCTCCCGCTGTTCACGGGCGTCCGCCTGCAGTCGACGGGCGACCGCCTGACGCTGACGGCGTCGGACCGCTACCGGATGGCGGTGGCACGCCTGCCCCTGCTCGCACCGGGCGAGCTGGACGTCCTGGTCCCGGCGGCCCTGCTGTCCGAAGCGGCCCGCCAAGCCCGCGGCCGGGTCGGCCTGCACGTCAGCCCCGGCCGCTTCGGGGTGAGCTGGCCCGGCGGCCTCGTCGGCACGGCGGTCCTGGACGCGGGCTTCCTGTCCGAGGACTCGATCCACTCGGGCGCGGTCGACACGACGGTGTCCCTACCGGCAGACGCCCTGGCGGCGGCCGTCCGCCGAGTCGGGGTGTACGCGGAGGACCGCCGGGTCCTGACCCTGGAGGTCGGCGACGCCCACATCCGTTTGGCGAGCGCCCGCCAGGACACGGGCGAAGCGGAGGAAACCCTGAAGGCGGACGTCACCGGCGGCCGAACGTCACCGTCGTTCCAGGCCCGCTACCTGCTCGACGCACTGCAGGCGTTCGACGGGGAGCGGGTGGTGCTGTCGATCCAGCCGGGGATGCGGGCGTGCATCCTGCGGTCGGCGGAGCCGGGGGAGGTGGAACTGACGTACTACCTGATGCCGATGCTCAGCCGATGA
- a CDS encoding GntR family transcriptional regulator encodes MKYVVIAEELRGRIARGELAPGARVPSTRRLAADHGVAMATAAKALALLGQEGLVRAEPRSGTVVAGRESRGSQRGLTRDRLVRTAIDIADAEGLGALSIRGVAARLGVAPMAPYRYVRGRDELVLLMADAAFGERGYPAKPSGDWRARLTLGGRTLWSLFKRHPWLAQLGPITRPLPLRNLATHGEWALSALSELGVDAATLCDLHVLFFSHVQGMAVHLEREQSALASSGLTEEDWMDHQGAAVMAMTAGHPTFARMLADLTETGYDLVLDNIFESGMRALLDGLALRFGR; translated from the coding sequence GTGAAGTACGTGGTCATCGCCGAAGAGCTGCGCGGCCGGATCGCGCGGGGTGAGCTGGCGCCGGGCGCGCGGGTGCCCTCGACGCGGCGGCTCGCGGCCGACCACGGCGTCGCGATGGCGACCGCGGCGAAGGCGCTCGCCCTGCTGGGCCAGGAAGGCCTGGTGCGCGCGGAACCGCGGTCCGGCACGGTCGTCGCGGGCCGCGAAAGCCGGGGCAGCCAGCGCGGGCTGACCCGCGACCGGCTCGTGCGCACGGCCATCGACATCGCCGACGCCGAAGGGCTCGGCGCGCTGTCGATACGGGGCGTCGCGGCCCGGCTCGGGGTCGCCCCGATGGCGCCGTACCGGTACGTGCGCGGCCGGGACGAGCTGGTGCTGCTCATGGCCGACGCCGCGTTCGGCGAGCGCGGCTACCCGGCGAAGCCGTCGGGCGACTGGCGCGCCCGGCTGACGCTCGGCGGCCGCACGCTCTGGTCGCTCTTCAAGCGCCACCCGTGGCTGGCGCAGCTCGGGCCGATCACGCGGCCGCTGCCGCTGCGCAACCTCGCCACTCACGGCGAGTGGGCACTGTCCGCGCTGTCCGAGCTGGGGGTCGACGCCGCGACCCTGTGCGACCTGCACGTGCTGTTCTTCAGCCACGTCCAGGGCATGGCGGTCCACCTGGAACGCGAGCAGAGCGCCCTGGCGTCCTCCGGGCTGACCGAGGAGGACTGGATGGACCACCAAGGGGCCGCCGTGATGGCGATGACGGCCGGGCACCCGACGTTCGCGCGGATGCTCGCCGACCTGACCGAAACCGGTTACGACCTGGTCCTCGACAACATCTTCGAGTCGGGCATGCGAGCGCTGCTGGACGGCCTCGCCCTGCGGTTCGGGCGTTAG